Proteins from a genomic interval of bacterium:
- a CDS encoding dihydroorotate dehydrogenase electron transfer subunit, which produces MFHNQILIVDNKEIAAGYFVMELISSQIAQNSFPGQFLHIKCSSDSQPLLRRPLSIHRVTSKKTIEILYKVVGKGTYFLSKRKKGEQIDCLGPLGNGFRLPEDQRPKTKDQRLIVAGGIGIAPLFFLTEKIKGLPIKVFIGAKTKDEILCAKELKKLGVKIHIATEDGSLGYKGLVSDLLKNNLLSDVCSLSSVIYACGPKAMLKEIALISKKHQIPCQVSFEQFMGCGIGICNACVIKTKQGYKRVCKDGPVFSAEEIDWK; this is translated from the coding sequence ATGTTCCATAATCAAATTTTAATAGTCGACAATAAAGAAATTGCCGCTGGTTATTTTGTTATGGAACTTATATCTTCCCAAATAGCCCAAAATTCATTCCCAGGACAATTTCTCCATATAAAATGTTCTTCCGATTCCCAACCCTTACTACGCAGGCCTTTAAGTATACATAGAGTAACAAGTAAAAAAACCATAGAAATTTTATACAAGGTAGTGGGAAAAGGCACATATTTTCTCTCAAAAAGAAAAAAGGGAGAGCAAATAGATTGTTTGGGTCCACTTGGAAACGGATTCCGATTACCAGAAGACCAAAGACCGAAGACCAAAGACCAAAGACTTATTGTAGCAGGTGGAATCGGGATAGCACCCTTATTTTTTCTTACAGAAAAAATAAAGGGATTACCAATAAAGGTATTCATTGGCGCAAAAACAAAAGACGAAATACTATGCGCTAAAGAATTAAAAAAATTGGGAGTAAAAATACATATCGCTACCGAAGACGGCAGTTTAGGATATAAAGGTCTTGTAAGCGATCTTTTAAAAAATAATCTGTTATCTGACGTCTGTTCTCTGTCCTCTGTTATTTATGCCTGCGGACCGAAAGCAATGTTGAAAGAAATTGCTCTTATATCTAAAAAACACCAAATTCCCTGTCAGGTTTCTTTTGAACAATTTATGGGATGTGGTATAGGAATATGCAACGCTTGCGTCATCAAAACAAAACAGGGCTATAAACGCGTATGTAAAGATGGACCTGTATTTAGTGCCGAAGAAATTGATTGGAAGTAG
- a CDS encoding dihydroorotate dehydrogenase: MKPNLSVEFGNIKLQNPVILASGTCGFGEEISGFLDLNKVGALITKTITLKPKEGNPPPRIAEIEGGIINSIGLENPGIKIFLKDKLPFLKKLKIPFFVSISGETVEEFVELTRILEKEKGISAIELNLSCPNLKGKNLFGQDPKITYEVIRKVKKATTIPIIAKLTPQVKDITEIALACQKASCDIISLINTIPAMVIDLETGKPFLGGITGGLSGPAIKPIALKMVYDVAKTVDPVRNRSPLGDRTEMPEALPISNGVDMPIIGCGGITSGKDAIEFILAGASAVSVGTASLVSPDSSIKILKEIENYLIQRKINSIKKLIGKSVR, encoded by the coding sequence ATGAAACCTAATCTTTCCGTTGAGTTTGGAAATATAAAACTTCAAAATCCTGTCATATTAGCCTCCGGGACATGCGGATTTGGGGAAGAAATTTCTGGATTTTTGGATTTAAATAAAGTCGGCGCTTTAATTACAAAAACAATCACACTAAAACCTAAAGAAGGTAATCCTCCTCCAAGAATTGCAGAAATCGAAGGCGGTATTATAAATTCAATCGGACTGGAAAATCCTGGCATAAAAATATTCTTAAAGGATAAATTGCCTTTTTTGAAAAAATTAAAAATACCATTCTTTGTAAGCATATCAGGCGAAACGGTCGAAGAATTTGTAGAACTTACAAGAATTTTAGAGAAGGAAAAAGGTATCAGCGCAATTGAACTTAATTTATCCTGCCCAAATCTGAAAGGTAAAAATCTTTTCGGGCAAGACCCAAAAATCACTTATGAGGTTATAAGGAAAGTCAAAAAGGCAACTACCATCCCAATAATCGCCAAGCTTACGCCTCAAGTTAAAGACATAACCGAAATAGCGCTTGCCTGTCAAAAAGCAAGCTGTGATATTATCTCGCTTATAAATACAATCCCAGCAATGGTGATTGATTTAGAAACAGGCAAACCTTTCTTGGGCGGGATTACAGGCGGACTTTCAGGTCCTGCGATAAAACCAATAGCTCTGAAAATGGTTTATGACGTGGCAAAAACAGTTGACCCCGTTAGAAATAGGTCGCCTTTAGGCGACCGTACGGAAATGCCAGAGGCACTTCCTATTTCTAACGGGGTGGACATGCCGATAATCGGCTGTGGCGGAATAACAAGCGGAAAAGACGCAATCGAATTTATACTTGCAGGCGCATCTGCAGTATCTGTGGGAACAGCGAGTTTGGTCTCGCCTGACTCATCCATAAAAATCTTAAAAGAAATTGAAAACTATCTAATCCAGCGCAAGATTAATTCTATTAAGAAACTTATAGGCAAATCAGTCCGTTAA
- the dut gene encoding dUTP diphosphatase: protein MELKIERTEEAKKLDISLPAYQHEGDAGLDLRSAKQCVVKKGERQTIPTGIKIAIPSGYLGLVKDRSGLASKHGIHTLAGVIDSGYRGEVAVVLHNLAEEDFTIDVGMRIAQLLIVPVICVKIKETSLDETSRGADGWGSTGHK from the coding sequence ATGGAACTGAAAATAGAGAGAACAGAAGAAGCAAAGAAGTTAGATATTAGTTTGCCTGCATATCAGCACGAAGGCGATGCCGGGCTTGATTTAAGGTCGGCAAAACAATGTGTGGTTAAAAAAGGGGAAAGGCAAACAATTCCCACCGGTATAAAAATAGCAATTCCTTCGGGCTATTTGGGTCTTGTAAAAGACCGCAGTGGGTTAGCTTCCAAACACGGAATTCATACGCTTGCGGGAGTCATTGATTCCGGTTATCGGGGCGAAGTTGCGGTTGTTCTCCACAATCTCGCAGAAGAAGATTTTACTATTGATGTGGGAATGAGAATTGCTCAACTTTTAATTGTCCCGGTTATTTGTGTGAAAATAAAGGAAACTTCTCTTGACGAGACATCAAGAGGCGCAGACGGCTGGGGCAGTACAGGACATAAATAA
- a CDS encoding type II toxin-antitoxin system HicA family toxin: MNRLIPVSWQKLVQRLRELGFDGPYRGGKHPYMVKGGLVLTIPNPHNHQVGVGLLSRILKQADISKEIWLKGR, encoded by the coding sequence GTGAATAGACTCATACCTGTTAGTTGGCAGAAGCTTGTGCAGAGATTACGGGAATTAGGATTTGATGGGCCGTATCGGGGAGGTAAACATCCATATATGGTAAAAGGTGGTTTGGTATTAACAATTCCAAACCCTCATAATCATCAGGTAGGAGTGGGTTTGTTGTCTCGCATTTTGAAGCAGGCAGATATTTCAAAAGAAATTTGGTTGAAAGGGAGATAG
- a CDS encoding type II toxin-antitoxin system HicB family antitoxin, with protein sequence MIVEYIQEALGRAKYEIIDNEEKYYGKVSQLKGVWATGKTLEECRENLYTVLEGWILIRFKKGLHIPSLGNKQIEELKEVAIRE encoded by the coding sequence ATGATTGTTGAATACATTCAGGAAGCTCTGGGAAGAGCTAAGTATGAAATTATTGATAACGAAGAAAAATACTATGGAAAAGTATCACAACTAAAAGGAGTTTGGGCAACAGGAAAAACATTAGAAGAATGCCGAGAAAATCTTTATACAGTTTTAGAAGGATGGATTCTTATCCGATTTAAAAAAGGGCTTCACATTCCGTCTTTAGGCAACAAGCAAATTGAGGAGTTAAAAGAGGTAGCAATTCGTGAATAG
- a CDS encoding DUF4325 domain-containing protein — MSTKEKILKVLKEKKQISGGELSSILEISRQALNKHLKELIQNDKVIKEGVTRGATYKIFSSSAKKQSEQIFKKSYLLKGLEEHKIFEEVALQLNFNRNLRENVLNIFSYVFTEILNNAIEHSKSEKCNIEITLDQYSCIFSIRDYGIGIFYSIFKKFNLPDEYAAVGELIKGKITTMKEKHAGEGVFFTSKAGDTVSFRSHKTELFFCNVIKDTHVSDIKYIKGTEAIFKISRYSKKQLKEIFERFAPEEFDYKFEKTKVFVRLFQKDYMSRSEAKRLLSGLDKFKEIILDFKGVNSMGQGFADEIFRVFQKEHPIITIKTENLSPILEPMIKHVVAPVRDLKNR; from the coding sequence ATGAGCACAAAGGAAAAAATACTTAAAGTTTTAAAAGAAAAGAAACAAATTTCAGGCGGAGAACTTTCTTCCATATTGGAAATATCCCGACAAGCGTTAAATAAACATTTAAAAGAATTAATTCAGAATGATAAAGTTATAAAAGAAGGTGTTACCAGAGGCGCAACATATAAAATTTTTTCTTCTTCCGCAAAAAAACAATCAGAACAAATATTTAAAAAATCCTATCTTTTAAAAGGGCTTGAAGAACATAAAATATTCGAAGAAGTGGCATTGCAATTGAATTTTAATAGGAACTTAAGGGAAAATGTTTTAAATATTTTTAGTTATGTATTCACAGAAATACTAAATAATGCCATAGAGCACTCCAAGTCAGAAAAATGCAACATCGAAATTACTCTTGATCAATATAGCTGTATTTTTTCAATAAGGGACTATGGAATCGGCATTTTTTATTCTATTTTTAAAAAATTTAATCTACCTGATGAATACGCGGCGGTTGGAGAACTTATCAAAGGAAAAATAACAACTATGAAGGAGAAACATGCTGGAGAAGGCGTGTTTTTCACTTCAAAAGCGGGAGACACCGTTTCTTTTAGGTCGCATAAGACAGAACTCTTTTTCTGCAACGTAATAAAAGATACTCATGTCAGCGATATAAAATATATAAAAGGGACAGAGGCCATTTTCAAAATAAGCAGATACTCTAAAAAACAACTTAAAGAAATTTTTGAAAGATTTGCTCCGGAAGAATTTGACTATAAGTTTGAAAAAACCAAAGTTTTTGTAAGGCTTTTTCAAAAAGATTATATGTCGCGTTCGGAAGCAAAAAGACTGCTCTCGGGATTAGATAAGTTCAAAGAAATTATTCTCGACTTTAAAGGTGTAAATTCTATGGGACAAGGATTTGCCGACGAAATATTCAGGGTATTTCAAAAAGAACATCCTATCATAACCATAAAAACCGAGAACTTAAGTCCTATTTTAGAGCCAATGATTAAGCATGTAGTTGCCCCCGTTAGAGATTTAAAAAACCGCTGA